Part of the Salvia splendens isolate huo1 unplaced genomic scaffold, SspV2 ctg861, whole genome shotgun sequence genome, TTTGGAGCTTTCTTCACtgatcctttttcctttaatTATCTCTCCTCtgatttcattttttacacGATCCGACCTCTGAACAAGGTGTCTTTTTGTTTCAGTTCATCTTTTGTCTCGTTTGCTGAATTTCCCCTTTCGATCATGCATCCACTTTGCATCTTTTAGCCCTATCATCATCACTACCTTCTGTCAGAGTCTGTTTGTGAAAATGGTTTTGAGCTGGCGACGAGCCTTCTGCACTTCTATCCCCAAGGATCAGGACCGCGCCGCCTCCCCTATCATCGCTGGAGACACCTCCACCCCCAGGATCACCTCCAGATTCGCCAGATTCTTCTCCGAGCCATCTACGCCGCGATTTCACTCTCAGCCGCTCTCTAGCCCCTCTCTCCGCTGCAAAACTGCTGCTCCGTGTGTTACGCCTTCCGAGAGCCCTAGGCTTCAATGCCGGACTAGGAAGAGTCCGCGATTCTTCACCAGCTCCGCGCCTTCCTCGCCAAGGTCGCCGTCGACGTTTTCGCTGATTAAATCCGGACTCCGTATCACCAAGGTGCGTAGGCTACAGTAGAATTTCGTTATTGCGTTtgatttgagtttttttttttttggtatgatTTGGTAATAATGGATGAGTTGAAACTCTACTGTACGAGCAGAGTAGGTGCGGAATATGCTTGCAGAGCGTGAAGACGGGGCAAGGCACCGCCATTTTCACGGCGGAGTGCGGCGACGCTTTCCATTTCCCGTGCATCGCCGCTCACATGAAGAAGCAAGGGGTGAGATCCGCCCTCGCCTGCCCCATCTGCAGCTCTACATGGAAGGAAATGCATCTCGTGGAAACCGATCCATCGACGGAGCTGCGCTGCGGCGATAATAAATCCTCTTCTGTGTTTAAGGTCtacgacgacgacgagccgctcTCTTCTCCAACTTCCGGCGCGCGATTCATTCCGATTCTCGAATCAGATGAGACGGAAGAGGAAAACGACGATTTCCCCGGCTTCTTCGTCGCCAACAATGTCGTTCCGGATAAGATCAAGTCGAGGAATGTGGAAATCGGTCTGTTATCGGAGGCGGTTGTGGTGTCAGTAGGAAAAACTAGTGAGACATACGCCGTCGTTTTGAAGGTGAAAGCTCCAACGCCGCCTCCGCGAAGGGCGCCGATCGATTTGGTCACCGTGCTGAATGTCAGCAGAAACGTAACCTCCGATAAGCTCCATCTAATGCGGAGGATGATGCGGATGGTGGTGTCCTCCCTCTCCGCCGCCGACCGCCTCTCCATCGTGGCATTCGCCACCACATCCAAGCGGCTTCTCCCCCTCCGCCGCATGACCACCGCAGGCAAGAGATCCGCTCGCCGCATCATCGACGCCGTCGTCGCACTCGACGGCGCCGCCACCAGCGCCACCGACTCGCTGAAGAAAGCCGCCAAGGTCATCGAGGACCGCCGCGAGAAGAATCCCGCCGCCAGAATCCTCCTCCTCTCCGACGCCCACCGCAGCGGCCCGCTCGTGTCTTCCACGCGCTTCTCCCAGTCCGAGATCCCCGTCCACTCCGTCAACCTGAGCGCGTGCGTCCACGCCACACCCGGCGGCGATCACGTCGCGAACTGTGTCACCGGCCTGCTGAGCCAGGTGGCGCAGGACCTCCGGGTCCAGGTATCGTTCGCGGCCGGCTCAGCCCCAGGCGAGATCTCCGCGGTCTACACCTACGCGGGCAAACCGGCCCTGGTCGGATCCGGTTCGAGCTGGTGCCGGGTCGGGGAGCTCCACTCGGAGGAAGAGAGAGAACTGCTGGTGGAAATGCGGGTCCCACCAGCCACCGGTGGGGCCCGGAGGCTAATGTCGATCCGTTGCTGTTACAAAGACCCGTCAACTCAACAGACCATATACGACAAGGAGCGGTGCCTCGTCATCCCCCGCCCACGCGCCGTCGGATCCTCCACCCGTGACATCCAGCGCCTCCGCTGCCTCTTCGTCACCACGCGCGCTGTGGCCGAGAGCCGCAGGCTCTCGGACCGCAACGACATGGCTGGGGCGCTCAGCATGCTCGCCTCGGCCTGCGCCCTCGTCCTCCAGTCCGGCTCGAGCTCTGGGGAGGAGTTTGTGCGCGGGCTGGAGGCCGAGCTCGCGGTGTTGAATTGCAAGAGGCAGGACCAGGCGCAACAGCGAACGGCCCGGCCCGATGACAATAAGGCCGAGCCGCTTACGCCGACCTCGGCTTGGCGGGCAGCCGAGCGCCTCGCTAAAGTCGCTATTATGAGAAAGTCTTTGAATAGAGTCAGCGACTTACATGGGTTTGAGAATGCGAGATTTTaatatttgtgtttttttattattattattattatcttagTAGTAAAATAAATTACGAAAAGTTACTATAAGAAAAATGTACAAATatattttgtcaaaaaaggGCAGAGGTGGTTTGTGAGGCCCCGCGTAGTATAATTGATTGAGGGGTATCGTTGTGGGGTttctcaaatttaaattttatgggGGGTCATGATATATATTGCATTGTtctattatttcttttatccttatttcaaattataaaatagtTGTAGGGAACGATGTTATGATTTGATATGAATGGATGTCTTATAGCAATCAACTGAAAAGTTATTGTGGAGGTGTCCTTttatgtaaaaaattaatattgttgGTATATAATGTGTTGAAATAAAGCTTTGTTTGTATTAAGTGGGAGTGGGGTTTAGTTTTTTGGCTGTGTATGGGTATAGCTTCTAGTGCTCTATACCTTTTGATATACAGCTTTGCAACATGACTGAGATTTGCGTgaattttctttaataaattTCGCAAGAATCAACCAAATTGTTATCTACTCTTTGTATGGATTCCGATCACCTTTCCTTACAATGTCTTTCACTCACCCACTAAGTAGAACTAAATTACGAAAACCATTTgccaaataaatttaaaaggtTTTCTTGCAAAACTGTTGGAAAAGGGCATGTGCTTGAAATGGGTGTTGATTTGGGGAAGCTTTCAAGATGGCAAGTGAGATCACAAGATACCAGAATTTGATATAATAATTGAGAAATCGTTGGGTTAATCGTGTTGGGCCATATGATGTGCACAGAGCAAGATTAACAACCTGTCTCAATTTTTTGccatttaaatccaattttgTCAGCCACATTCTTAGCCAATTCCCCACACATATTTTCCTACTCCAAAACCTGCTCTGTGTCATTTTCAATTTGGTTGGTGCCACATTGATATAGATCATGATCAAGAGGCCACGTTACATAAATAATTGAGACCTCCAATTAGTGCCTTTGCTTTGAAATTAGTACACCATTTAAATATTGATTGGGAATCATGATATGTTTTCATGAAAACTCTAAATGGATCACTCACACTTTTGGAAATCCCAAGAACAAtgagaaatttgaaaattagatCCACCCCAGCATAGCTTTATTCACACGTTTGTAGAAAAATGAGGTTTTGAGCAACTTTTCTTCTTCATTGAGCAAAACACCCTGAGTGGGAGAGATCCCAAAAAGGTAGAGTGTTAAGAGCAATAAAATCTTAAATAtctttagagagagagagagagagagggtggcACCAAAAGGGGCTTTGACACACTAAAGATATGGATTGTTCTTAACTTTTAG contains:
- the LOC121791644 gene encoding probable E3 ubiquitin-protein ligase EDA40, translated to MVLSWRRAFCTSIPKDQDRAASPIIAGDTSTPRITSRFARFFSEPSTPRFHSQPLSSPSLRCKTAAPCVTPSESPRLQCRTRKSPRFFTSSAPSSPRSPSTFSLIKSGLRITKSRCGICLQSVKTGQGTAIFTAECGDAFHFPCIAAHMKKQGVRSALACPICSSTWKEMHLVETDPSTELRCGDNKSSSVFKVYDDDEPLSSPTSGARFIPILESDETEEENDDFPGFFVANNVVPDKIKSRNVEIGLLSEAVVVSVGKTSETYAVVLKVKAPTPPPRRAPIDLVTVLNVSRNVTSDKLHLMRRMMRMVVSSLSAADRLSIVAFATTSKRLLPLRRMTTAGKRSARRIIDAVVALDGAATSATDSLKKAAKVIEDRREKNPAARILLLSDAHRSGPLVSSTRFSQSEIPVHSVNLSACVHATPGGDHVANCVTGLLSQVAQDLRVQVSFAAGSAPGEISAVYTYAGKPALVGSGSSWCRVGELHSEEERELLVEMRVPPATGGARRLMSIRCCYKDPSTQQTIYDKERCLVIPRPRAVGSSTRDIQRLRCLFVTTRAVAESRRLSDRNDMAGALSMLASACALVLQSGSSSGEEFVRGLEAELAVLNCKRQDQAQQRTARPDDNKAEPLTPTSAWRAAERLAKVAIMRKSLNRVSDLHGFENARF